A portion of the Paenibacillus marchantiae genome contains these proteins:
- a CDS encoding phosphodiester glycosidase family protein — protein MQTKRTGKKWWTGAMALVLALPVILSGAVSAPQTADAKAAISTKVQKVKAAGRSFTVQTVSIPKGTPVTVGLAKKQVGQTATLPSIVKAYGAQAAINGAFFEAYNGAPDPYGMLIANGKVIHIGRYGTTIGFKEDGSAIMDSLQVSLTGKVTDKEGKSRSWYATFINRTPSANASITMLYTPERGSTVGFKGGTAVVMEKGIVTKKVPNTDVAIPKNGSVLVFTGNQKSSSDRFTVGSTVEMNYKYTNAAGKEIPWQDVVTAVGAGPRLVKDGKVAVNPTSEGFKDTKILNASGARSGIAIMADGSVMLATVSGATIKEWAAVMQKLGAKEAMNLDGGASSGMYAGGKMLTSPGRLLSNTLVFGGSVR, from the coding sequence ATGCAGACAAAAAGGACGGGCAAAAAGTGGTGGACAGGGGCTATGGCCCTCGTCCTTGCTTTGCCGGTAATCCTTTCAGGAGCGGTGAGTGCTCCACAGACAGCGGATGCCAAAGCGGCAATTAGCACCAAGGTACAGAAAGTAAAAGCAGCAGGACGCAGTTTTACCGTGCAGACGGTTAGTATTCCCAAGGGTACACCAGTTACCGTAGGATTGGCGAAGAAGCAGGTCGGTCAGACCGCAACATTACCTTCGATTGTTAAGGCATATGGCGCGCAAGCGGCCATTAACGGAGCGTTTTTTGAAGCTTATAACGGAGCTCCAGATCCATACGGCATGTTAATAGCAAACGGCAAAGTTATACATATTGGAAGATACGGAACAACGATCGGGTTTAAGGAAGACGGTTCAGCCATCATGGATTCGCTTCAAGTGAGTCTGACGGGTAAAGTAACAGATAAAGAAGGGAAATCACGCAGTTGGTATGCGACCTTTATTAACCGAACACCTTCCGCGAATGCGAGTATTACGATGTTATACACGCCAGAGCGGGGATCTACAGTCGGGTTCAAAGGAGGTACGGCGGTTGTGATGGAGAAAGGGATTGTCACCAAGAAAGTACCGAATACCGATGTAGCCATTCCAAAGAATGGCTCGGTGCTGGTCTTCACGGGGAATCAGAAATCTTCGTCGGACCGCTTCACCGTTGGATCAACTGTTGAGATGAATTATAAATACACCAATGCAGCAGGCAAGGAGATCCCTTGGCAAGATGTAGTCACCGCTGTGGGCGCAGGTCCACGTCTGGTGAAAGACGGCAAAGTTGCCGTAAATCCAACGAGTGAGGGCTTCAAGGATACCAAAATTCTCAATGCCTCCGGCGCAAGAAGCGGTATAGCCATAATGGCCGACGGTTCGGTTATGTTGGCTACCGTGTCAGGAGCGACGATCAAAGAATGGGCTGCTGTCATGCAGAAGCTTGGTGCCAAGGAGGCAATGAACCTGGATGGTGGTGCATCTTCTGGCATGTATGCTGGCGGCAAAATGCTTACTTCCCCGGGCCGCTTGTTAAGTAATACACTTGTTTTTGGTGGCTCTGTTCGTTAA
- a CDS encoding MOSC domain-containing protein: MTLTHNRKPDERKTAVLAVNVGQVQALPGQKREVMSGIVKHPISSPVFLSFTGMTGDAQADLEHHGGPDKAVCVYDYSRYAALEQLMDRKLGWGACGENLTVEGCMEEEVRIGDVYELGEATVQVSQPRQPCFKLGARYDYKELPVYFQDSGHTGFYFRVLQEGEVTPSAIFRRISTNPASMTILEANRIMHQGKQDVAAMRALLAIPTLADSWKQTLLKRLAKLETAEQD, encoded by the coding sequence ATGACACTCACACATAACCGGAAGCCAGATGAAAGAAAAACGGCGGTATTAGCTGTAAACGTAGGGCAAGTTCAGGCCTTGCCTGGCCAGAAGCGCGAAGTGATGAGCGGCATTGTGAAACATCCCATATCCAGCCCGGTCTTCCTGTCATTCACCGGAATGACAGGGGATGCCCAGGCGGATCTCGAGCACCATGGTGGGCCTGATAAGGCAGTTTGTGTATACGATTACAGTCGTTATGCGGCGCTTGAACAACTGATGGATCGCAAGCTGGGCTGGGGAGCTTGTGGAGAAAATCTGACAGTTGAAGGCTGTATGGAGGAAGAAGTCCGGATTGGTGATGTGTATGAATTGGGGGAAGCCACGGTACAGGTAAGCCAGCCAAGACAGCCTTGCTTCAAGCTTGGTGCACGGTATGATTACAAAGAGCTGCCTGTTTATTTTCAGGATAGCGGGCATACCGGATTTTATTTTCGGGTGTTGCAAGAGGGCGAGGTAACTCCTTCTGCAATATTCAGACGAATAAGCACGAACCCTGCATCAATGACCATTCTGGAAGCTAATCGAATTATGCATCAGGGGAAGCAGGATGTCGCTGCTATGCGTGCTTTGCTGGCCATTCCAACGTTAGCCGACAGCTGGAAGCAGACCTTATTGAAGCGACTGGCTAAGCTCGAAACTGCTGAACAGGATTAA
- a CDS encoding ROK family protein → MTILGAIEAGGTKFVCGIGTEEGEVLERVSFPTTTPEETMAQVIAFFEGKGIEALGVGSFGPIDPIEGSPTYGYITTTPKPHWGQYNLIGKLKEHFDVPMTFDTDVNGAALGEATWGAAQGLDSCLYITVGTGIGAGAVVGGKMVHGLSHPEMGHIIVRRHPEDTYEGFCPYHGDCLEGLAAGPAINKRWEQPAYELPADHKAWEIEAHYLAHALMNYVLILTPQKIVMGGGVMKQEHLFPMVRSKLQELLAGYVQHPALQSEIDQYVVSPGLGDNAGLCGSLALAKLALNK, encoded by the coding sequence ATGACGATTTTAGGCGCAATTGAAGCTGGAGGAACCAAATTTGTATGTGGTATCGGTACGGAAGAAGGAGAAGTTCTTGAACGCGTAAGTTTTCCAACGACGACACCGGAAGAGACGATGGCTCAAGTAATCGCTTTTTTTGAAGGTAAAGGTATTGAAGCATTAGGTGTAGGTTCATTTGGTCCGATTGATCCGATTGAAGGAAGCCCGACTTATGGTTACATCACAACAACACCAAAACCACATTGGGGTCAGTACAACCTGATTGGTAAGCTCAAAGAGCACTTTGATGTACCGATGACGTTCGACACCGATGTAAACGGTGCTGCGCTTGGGGAAGCAACCTGGGGGGCTGCACAAGGCCTAGATAGCTGTCTGTATATTACTGTCGGAACGGGTATTGGTGCAGGCGCAGTTGTAGGTGGCAAAATGGTCCATGGATTGTCACATCCAGAGATGGGACACATCATTGTACGCAGACATCCTGAAGATACGTATGAAGGGTTCTGTCCGTATCATGGAGACTGTCTGGAAGGGCTTGCCGCAGGTCCTGCTATCAATAAACGTTGGGAGCAACCAGCTTACGAACTGCCAGCCGATCACAAGGCCTGGGAGATTGAAGCACATTACCTGGCGCATGCTCTGATGAATTATGTATTGATCCTCACACCTCAGAAAATTGTAATGGGTGGCGGTGTGATGAAGCAGGAGCATCTGTTCCCAATGGTTCGCAGCAAACTGCAGGAATTGCTCGCTGGATACGTTCAGCATCCTGCACTTCAGTCCGAAATTGACCAGTATGTCGTTTCACCGGGACTTGGCGATAACGCAGGACTGTGTGGTTCGCTTGCGTTGGCCAAATTGGCTTTGAACAAGTAA
- a CDS encoding HRDC domain-containing protein: MEVIFMNRLSRMSDQNEEHAQLWIGEEEGAWHLGWSRYEEGDRTDAIWYAGSSWDELLHVYRLQLAIQMGEGYRPLLQGLFNENDDLKSRSYGGQRLHCYSELYGNEGLYMDLCIWRRKRAASDRKAPYFIATNRLLRMISAFVPQTIDELMQLPGVGESKASEYGAEWLELTNGLERSTSFPLDWVYTALKEQEYESWLYKQREQKYKQELDRFTTRKQVLEGMKEGYTLEEIVNRSGLSRRELIELLEALDLEGYDTDCLLDAELAVMPEEEQEAVWSAYEELGDTFLKPVLHKVYGEEKPGGSNLEQVYERLRMIRIRFRRHTETEQNAG, encoded by the coding sequence ATGGAAGTCATTTTCATGAACAGATTATCCAGAATGTCAGATCAGAATGAAGAACATGCCCAGCTGTGGATCGGTGAAGAAGAAGGAGCGTGGCATCTGGGATGGAGCCGATATGAGGAAGGAGATCGTACGGATGCCATCTGGTATGCTGGCAGTTCGTGGGACGAGCTGTTACATGTGTATCGTCTTCAGTTAGCCATACAGATGGGCGAAGGATATCGTCCGTTGCTGCAAGGTTTGTTTAACGAAAATGATGATTTGAAGTCGCGCAGTTATGGCGGTCAGCGTCTTCATTGTTACAGTGAATTATATGGCAATGAGGGGCTGTATATGGACCTGTGCATATGGCGCAGGAAGAGAGCAGCGTCTGACCGGAAGGCCCCCTATTTTATTGCAACGAACCGGTTGTTACGCATGATTAGTGCATTTGTTCCACAAACCATCGATGAATTGATGCAACTGCCTGGCGTAGGAGAGAGCAAGGCTTCTGAGTACGGAGCTGAATGGTTGGAGCTTACGAATGGACTGGAACGTTCCACATCTTTTCCGCTAGATTGGGTGTATACGGCTCTGAAGGAACAAGAATATGAGAGCTGGCTGTACAAACAGAGGGAGCAGAAATACAAGCAGGAGCTAGACAGATTCACCACCCGGAAGCAGGTACTTGAAGGGATGAAAGAAGGATATACGTTAGAGGAGATCGTGAATCGTTCCGGATTGTCCCGTCGGGAGCTAATTGAACTGTTAGAGGCACTGGATTTGGAGGGGTATGACACAGATTGTCTACTCGATGCGGAGCTTGCTGTCATGCCGGAAGAGGAGCAAGAGGCGGTATGGAGCGCCTACGAGGAGCTGGGAGATACGTTTCTGAAGCCCGTGTTACATAAGGTGTATGGAGAAGAGAAGCCTGGCGGGAGCAATCTGGAGCAGGTCTACGAAAGACTGCGCATGATTCGCATCCGGTTTCGTCGTCACACAGAGACGGAGCAGAATGCAGGCTAG
- the corA gene encoding magnesium/cobalt transporter CorA: MKIRLVNNGVFIPVDDIQQALTPPAEGFYWIDADVDDLAVLQPLFMMHDLAVEDCLSDEEQRPKIEIYESHYFIVINSIRFDDEEIFLRAVNLFLGRHFIISVTKQKVSELRTLKPILWEQEISTPDKLLYLLVDLIVDNYFTVGDRIEARIEKLEEDILMHTKKSHLNEIIGLRSEILWLKKVLGPQKEVINTLNKKDLRLIDDQLQKYFSDIYENAVKISETFETYRDLMGNLREAYQSSIANRANEIMRVFTAITTVFMPLTVITGIYGMNFTNMPELDWKYGYFVVIGLMVTLGLSMFFIFRKKDWV, from the coding sequence ATGAAAATCCGGTTGGTAAATAACGGTGTATTTATTCCGGTGGACGACATTCAGCAGGCGCTGACTCCACCAGCGGAGGGGTTTTACTGGATTGATGCGGACGTAGACGATTTGGCGGTACTTCAACCGCTGTTCATGATGCATGATCTGGCCGTGGAAGACTGTTTGAGTGATGAAGAACAACGTCCGAAGATTGAAATTTATGAGAGCCATTATTTTATTGTTATTAATAGCATTCGTTTTGATGATGAAGAGATTTTTTTACGTGCCGTCAACTTGTTCCTTGGCAGACACTTTATTATCAGTGTGACCAAACAGAAAGTCAGCGAATTGCGGACATTGAAACCGATTCTTTGGGAGCAGGAAATCAGTACGCCGGATAAGCTGCTGTACCTGTTGGTTGACTTAATTGTTGATAATTACTTTACCGTCGGTGACCGAATTGAAGCGCGTATCGAGAAGCTAGAAGAAGACATTCTGATGCATACCAAAAAGTCTCATCTGAATGAGATTATCGGGCTGCGCAGTGAGATTCTGTGGCTGAAGAAAGTGCTTGGACCTCAGAAAGAGGTCATTAACACACTCAATAAAAAAGATCTGCGTCTTATTGATGATCAACTGCAAAAGTATTTCAGTGACATTTATGAGAATGCTGTGAAAATATCCGAAACCTTTGAGACTTATCGCGACCTGATGGGGAACTTACGAGAAGCTTACCAATCCAGTATCGCCAACCGGGCGAATGAAATCATGCGTGTGTTCACCGCCATTACCACGGTGTTCATGCCGCTGACCGTTATCACTGGCATCTATGGGATGAACTTCACGAACATGCCTGAGTTGGACTGGAAATATGGTTATTTCGTGGTTATTGGCCTAATGGTTACACTGGGCCTGAGCATGTTCTTTATTTTCCGCAAAAAAGATTGGGTTTGA
- the metA gene encoding homoserine O-acetyltransferase MetA produces the protein MPIKIPDTLPAKEVLAGENIFVMDETSAYQQDIRPLRIAILNLMPTKETTETQLLRLVGNTPIQVDIVLVHPKSHTSKNTSQEYLDLFYKTFDEIEHRRFDGMIITGAPVEQMDFEDVNYWKEIQEIFEWTKTNVTSTMHICWASQAGLYHHFGVPKVPLDEKCFGVFSHTINRSNVQLLRGFDEVFNVPHSRHTEVRREDIEKNENLEILAESEEAGIFLVATKDGKQIFATGHAEYDPLSLKWEYDRDAAKGMDIALPRHYFPNDDPSRVPPATWRAHANLLFSNWLNYYVYQETPYDIGPQI, from the coding sequence ATGCCAATCAAAATTCCAGACACACTGCCTGCCAAGGAAGTACTTGCAGGAGAGAACATCTTTGTCATGGACGAGACATCTGCTTACCAGCAGGACATTCGTCCACTACGTATCGCTATATTAAACCTGATGCCCACAAAGGAAACGACAGAAACACAATTGCTTCGTCTGGTGGGTAACACACCCATTCAGGTAGATATCGTTCTGGTTCATCCGAAGTCTCATACGTCCAAGAATACTTCCCAGGAATATTTGGACTTGTTCTACAAAACCTTTGATGAGATTGAACACCGCCGTTTTGACGGCATGATCATTACAGGCGCTCCTGTAGAGCAAATGGACTTTGAAGACGTGAACTATTGGAAAGAAATCCAGGAGATCTTCGAATGGACCAAAACCAATGTGACTTCGACCATGCATATATGTTGGGCTTCCCAAGCGGGTTTATACCATCATTTTGGAGTTCCCAAAGTTCCATTGGATGAAAAATGTTTTGGCGTATTCTCACATACGATCAACAGATCCAATGTGCAGCTGCTGCGCGGATTTGATGAAGTATTCAACGTCCCGCATTCCCGCCATACGGAAGTGCGGCGTGAAGATATTGAAAAAAATGAAAACCTTGAAATATTGGCTGAATCTGAGGAAGCGGGTATTTTCCTGGTTGCTACCAAAGACGGCAAACAGATTTTTGCAACCGGACATGCTGAGTATGACCCTCTTTCATTGAAATGGGAATATGACCGTGATGCAGCTAAAGGCATGGACATTGCGCTGCCTAGACATTATTTCCCGAATGACGATCCTTCCCGTGTTCCCCCGGCCACTTGGCGGGCACATGCAAACTTATTATTCTCTAATTGGCTCAATTACTATGTGTATCAAGAGACACCTTACGATATTGGTCCGCAAATCTAA
- a CDS encoding aminotransferase class I/II-fold pyridoxal phosphate-dependent enzyme produces the protein MEDNKLKIESRLAQIGSINEPVTGAINFPIYQSTAFRHPKLGQSTGFDYIRTTNPTRKVLEEAAAALESGDAGFACSSGMAALQTIFALFGQGDHLIVSLDLYGGTYRLLERILSRFGVTASYVDTNDLAALESIRQPNTKAVFIETPTNPLMMITDVEAVCSWAKSHNLLTIVDNTLLTPFFQRPIELGADIIIHSATKYLGGHNDVLAGLIITKGEELSAEMAFLHNSIGAVLSPSDSYQLMKGMKTLALRMERHEYNALTIAKYLLEHPAVNEVYHPGLSDHPGFEIQNKQSSGNTGIFSFKVKDARYVEPLLRHIKLIAFAESLGGVESLMTYPAVQTHADIPIEIRDAVGVDDRLLRFSVGIEHAEDLIADLGNALKAAQQEIEGGTHHE, from the coding sequence ATGGAAGACAATAAGTTGAAAATCGAAAGTCGATTGGCCCAAATTGGGTCTATCAATGAACCGGTAACGGGCGCCATTAATTTTCCGATCTATCAATCCACTGCGTTTCGCCACCCAAAGCTTGGACAAAGCACGGGATTTGATTATATTCGTACGACAAATCCAACCCGTAAAGTGTTGGAAGAAGCAGCGGCAGCGTTGGAATCCGGTGATGCAGGTTTTGCCTGTAGCTCCGGCATGGCTGCTTTGCAAACGATTTTCGCTTTATTTGGACAAGGGGATCATCTGATTGTATCGCTGGATCTGTACGGCGGAACGTATCGTTTGCTTGAACGCATCCTGTCTCGATTTGGTGTGACGGCAAGTTACGTAGATACCAATGACCTGGCAGCTCTGGAAAGTATTCGTCAGCCGAATACAAAAGCGGTATTTATTGAGACACCAACCAATCCACTAATGATGATTACGGATGTGGAAGCGGTATGCTCCTGGGCCAAGAGCCATAACTTGCTGACCATTGTGGATAATACACTACTGACTCCGTTCTTCCAGCGTCCAATTGAACTCGGTGCTGATATCATTATCCATAGTGCCACGAAGTATCTGGGTGGTCATAATGATGTACTTGCCGGATTAATTATTACCAAAGGGGAAGAATTGTCGGCCGAAATGGCATTCCTGCACAATTCTATTGGAGCAGTGTTGTCTCCAAGCGACTCCTATCAGCTGATGAAAGGCATGAAGACACTCGCTCTTCGCATGGAGCGGCATGAGTATAATGCTTTGACGATTGCCAAGTACCTTTTGGAGCACCCAGCCGTTAATGAAGTGTATCATCCTGGTTTGTCGGATCATCCCGGATTTGAAATACAGAATAAACAATCCAGTGGAAATACAGGCATTTTCTCTTTCAAAGTAAAGGATGCTCGTTATGTTGAACCGTTGCTTCGTCACATCAAACTGATTGCTTTTGCGGAAAGCCTCGGGGGTGTAGAGTCATTGATGACTTATCCTGCGGTACAGACCCATGCGGATATTCCGATTGAAATTCGTGACGCGGTAGGTGTAGATGACCGTCTGTTGCGCTTCTCTGTAGGGATCGAACACGCCGAAGATCTGATTGCTGATCTGGGCAATGCACTCAAAGCTGCACAGCAGGAGATAGAAGGGGGAACGCATCATGAGTGA
- a CDS encoding trans-sulfuration enzyme family protein, with the protein MSEQNNNANNHERNVHSDLKFDTKLLHFGDEIDKTTGASSVPIYQASTFHHFDIFNPPQHDYSRSGNPTRQALEDYITLLEGGARGFAYSSGMAAISSVFMMFSAGDHMIVTEDVYGGTYRLLTSILSRMQIETTFVDMTNIDEVKAALKPNTKAVYMETPSNPTLRITDIAAVTSWAQEHGLISILDNTFMTPYYQRPIELGVDIVVHSATKFLGGHSDVLAGLAVARTDSLGTQLKQLQNGLGTVLGAQESWLLMRGMKTLGARMAHSEQSTAKLAAWLSGRSDITAVFYPGLLDHPGREAHERQSSGYGAVVSFDVGSGDRAKAVLNRVKLPIVAVSLGAVESILSYPAMMSHAAMPAEVRRDRGITDGLLRFSVGLEDIDDLIADLDQALQDS; encoded by the coding sequence ATGAGTGAGCAAAACAATAATGCCAACAATCATGAACGGAATGTTCATTCCGACCTGAAGTTCGATACCAAGCTGCTGCATTTCGGTGACGAAATTGATAAAACCACCGGGGCTTCCAGTGTGCCAATTTACCAGGCCTCCACATTCCATCATTTTGATATTTTTAATCCACCTCAACATGATTATAGTCGTTCCGGTAACCCGACTCGTCAGGCATTGGAGGATTACATTACATTATTGGAGGGTGGGGCACGAGGATTTGCCTATTCCTCAGGCATGGCTGCCATCTCCAGTGTGTTCATGATGTTCTCGGCAGGCGATCACATGATTGTGACGGAAGATGTATATGGAGGAACGTATCGACTGCTTACTTCCATTCTGAGCCGGATGCAGATTGAGACTACCTTTGTGGATATGACCAATATTGATGAAGTGAAGGCAGCGCTCAAACCGAATACGAAGGCAGTCTATATGGAAACACCATCCAACCCGACACTTCGGATCACGGATATTGCTGCGGTCACCTCCTGGGCACAGGAACATGGGTTAATCTCCATTCTCGATAACACCTTCATGACGCCTTATTACCAACGGCCGATCGAGCTCGGGGTAGATATTGTCGTACATAGTGCGACCAAGTTCCTTGGCGGACACAGTGATGTACTGGCAGGTTTAGCCGTTGCTCGTACGGATTCATTGGGTACACAGCTAAAACAATTGCAGAATGGACTTGGAACCGTGCTCGGGGCTCAGGAATCCTGGCTGCTGATGCGTGGTATGAAAACCTTGGGTGCGCGCATGGCACACAGTGAACAGAGCACAGCGAAGCTGGCTGCTTGGCTTAGTGGACGCAGTGATATTACGGCTGTATTTTATCCGGGACTGCTGGATCATCCCGGCCGTGAAGCTCATGAACGTCAGTCAAGCGGATACGGCGCTGTCGTGTCGTTTGACGTAGGTTCAGGCGATCGGGCCAAGGCTGTACTTAATCGTGTGAAATTGCCAATTGTTGCCGTGAGTTTGGGTGCGGTTGAAAGTATCTTGTCTTATCCTGCGATGATGTCTCATGCGGCTATGCCGGCTGAGGTTCGCCGTGATCGGGGTATAACTGACGGATTACTGCGCTTCTCGGTTGGTCTGGAAGACATCGATGACCTGATTGCAGATCTGGATCAGGCACTTCAGGACTCGTAG
- the mqnC gene encoding cyclic dehypoxanthinyl futalosine synthase has product MSTVDRILDKALRGERLDLEDTIQLFESNEVDKIGAAANVIVKRMHPEPYRTFVIGRNVNYTNVCDVYCRFCAFYRRPGSDEGYVLPDEVIFQKIQETEDVNGTEILMQGGTNPNLPFSYYTDLLKAIKERFPNITMHSFSPAEIMKMVEVSDGLTLEEVVRAIHEAGLDSLPGGGAEILDDRTRRKISRLKGSWRDWMDVMQTAHRIGMNTTATMVIGLGETMEERALHLLRVREAQDECIANKYDSEGFLAFIPWTFQPDNTNLKLERQTPEEYLKTVAISRLVLDNIKNIQSSWVTMGPEVGKKSLEFGCNDFGSTMIEENVVSAAGATYKVNIGSITQLIRESGYIPAQRNTRYDILRTFDENNAIQQDFVMQN; this is encoded by the coding sequence ATGAGTACGGTAGACCGTATCTTAGATAAAGCCCTTCGGGGCGAACGTTTGGACTTGGAAGACACGATTCAGCTGTTTGAATCAAATGAAGTAGACAAAATCGGGGCCGCCGCCAATGTGATTGTAAAACGCATGCACCCCGAACCATACAGAACATTTGTAATTGGGCGTAACGTCAACTACACGAACGTGTGTGATGTGTACTGCCGTTTTTGTGCTTTCTACCGCAGACCTGGCTCTGACGAAGGATATGTACTTCCCGATGAAGTCATCTTCCAGAAGATTCAAGAAACCGAAGACGTAAATGGTACCGAGATTTTGATGCAAGGCGGAACGAATCCGAATCTGCCGTTTAGCTATTACACTGACCTGCTCAAAGCGATCAAGGAGCGTTTCCCTAATATTACGATGCACTCCTTCTCGCCAGCTGAAATTATGAAAATGGTTGAAGTGTCCGACGGTCTTACTTTGGAAGAGGTTGTACGTGCAATTCACGAAGCGGGACTCGATTCTCTGCCTGGTGGTGGTGCCGAAATCCTGGATGACCGTACACGCCGCAAAATCAGCCGTTTGAAAGGTTCATGGCGCGATTGGATGGACGTTATGCAGACGGCTCACCGTATCGGTATGAACACAACGGCAACGATGGTTATCGGCCTTGGTGAAACGATGGAAGAGCGCGCACTGCATCTGCTTCGTGTACGTGAAGCTCAGGATGAGTGCATTGCGAACAAGTATGATTCCGAAGGATTTCTGGCGTTCATTCCTTGGACATTCCAACCGGATAATACAAACCTGAAGCTGGAGCGTCAGACGCCAGAAGAGTACCTGAAGACGGTAGCGATCAGTCGACTGGTGTTGGACAACATCAAAAACATTCAATCCTCATGGGTAACGATGGGACCTGAAGTCGGCAAAAAATCACTCGAATTTGGCTGCAATGACTTTGGTAGCACCATGATTGAAGAGAACGTGGTATCTGCTGCAGGCGCAACGTACAAAGTCAACATTGGTTCCATTACGCAACTGATTCGGGAGTCCGGTTATATTCCGGCACAGCGTAACACAAGATATGACATCCTGCGGACGTTTGATGAGAATAATGCCATTCAACAAGATTTTGTAATGCAGAACTAA
- a CDS encoding aldo/keto reductase produces MKTRRLGKTELEVPVLSFGASSLGSVFRDIDRGEGVRTVHAAVDAGMNYIDVSPYYGLTKAESVLGEAIRSLPRSSFTLSTKAGRYGENAFDFSRKRIHDSVQESLDRLHTDYIDILFLHDIEFVPADIIIEEAFPTLLRLKEQGVIRHAGICGLPLPLFETVLPQIDADAIISYCHYALNDTSLLSLLPLLENKEVGLVNASPLSMGLLSTRGAPAWHPADDRVKQVCLQAARFCAEQGSDIAKLAVQFATANERIPTTLVSSASEHNIRNNAAWIEEPLDQELLSEVLRILAPVHNESWASGRPEYNIEHNIKSQASSKGEQE; encoded by the coding sequence ATGAAAACAAGAAGACTTGGGAAGACGGAATTGGAAGTACCTGTACTGAGCTTTGGAGCATCCTCTCTAGGTTCAGTATTTCGTGATATTGACCGAGGTGAGGGTGTTCGTACGGTTCACGCCGCTGTAGATGCAGGGATGAACTATATAGATGTTTCGCCCTATTATGGATTAACGAAGGCTGAATCGGTGCTTGGAGAAGCCATCCGTAGTTTGCCACGTAGCTCGTTTACGTTGTCGACCAAGGCTGGACGTTATGGGGAGAATGCATTTGATTTTTCGCGTAAGCGGATACATGATAGTGTACAAGAGAGTCTGGATCGACTGCATACCGATTATATCGACATCCTGTTCTTGCATGACATCGAGTTTGTCCCGGCCGATATTATTATTGAAGAAGCTTTCCCAACCTTACTCCGCCTAAAGGAGCAGGGAGTCATTCGCCATGCAGGGATTTGTGGCTTACCGCTGCCGTTATTCGAAACAGTGTTGCCACAGATTGATGCTGACGCTATCATTTCCTACTGCCATTATGCATTAAATGATACTTCACTACTGTCCTTGCTGCCCCTTTTGGAAAATAAAGAAGTTGGCCTTGTGAATGCTTCGCCTCTTTCTATGGGCTTGTTAAGCACAAGAGGAGCTCCTGCCTGGCACCCGGCAGATGATCGCGTGAAGCAGGTCTGCCTGCAAGCGGCGCGGTTCTGCGCGGAACAGGGCAGCGATATTGCGAAGCTTGCCGTGCAGTTTGCAACAGCCAATGAACGGATTCCAACGACACTGGTCAGCAGTGCAAGTGAACATAATATCCGCAACAATGCAGCCTGGATTGAGGAACCATTAGACCAGGAACTGTTATCGGAGGTGCTCCGAATCCTGGCTCCGGTTCATAATGAGAGCTGGGCCAGCGGCCGTCCTGAATATAACATTGAACATAACATAAAGTCACAAGCATCATCGAAGGGGGAACAGGAATGA